The Hippea jasoniae genome includes a window with the following:
- a CDS encoding aldehyde dehydrogenase family protein yields the protein MKQYKTLIGGKWVSSPQTIDVIDKYSSEIIAKVPKADKKMVDEAVDAADKAFSVMKNLPAYRRSEILEKAANLIKEREEEITTMICREAGKAWKNSIGEVRRGYETFKFAAEEAKRIHGETVPMDASASGVGRFGYFIRVPMGVIGAITPFNFPLNLVAHKVAPAIASGNTVVLKPASTTPITALILGEILMEAGLPDGALNIVIGPGQEVGEAIITNDKVRKITFTGSAKVGDRIMRIAGIKRVTLELGNNSATIIEKDADIDKAIPRCIDSAFANSGQVCISLQRIYVHKDIADEFTEKFAEATKKLKIGNPVEKDTDLGPMIDENEALRAKQWIDEAVSQGAELVVGGKVEGRILYPTVLRNTTKDMRVMCMEVFAPIVSIVEYDNFEEAIQHVNDSDYGLQAGIYTNDIKKIHYAIDNLDVGGVMINDTSIFRVDHMPYGGNKMSGIGREGVRFAIEEMTNIKMVMINLN from the coding sequence ATGAAGCAGTATAAGACATTAATCGGAGGTAAATGGGTAAGCTCACCTCAAACAATCGATGTTATCGATAAATACAGCTCTGAGATTATAGCTAAAGTGCCAAAAGCAGATAAGAAAATGGTTGATGAGGCTGTTGATGCGGCAGATAAAGCTTTTAGTGTGATGAAAAACCTGCCGGCCTACCGCCGTTCAGAGATATTAGAAAAAGCAGCAAATCTTATAAAGGAAAGAGAAGAAGAGATAACAACAATGATCTGTAGAGAGGCGGGAAAAGCATGGAAAAACTCTATTGGAGAAGTAAGAAGAGGCTATGAGACATTTAAATTTGCAGCAGAGGAGGCAAAAAGGATTCATGGTGAAACCGTGCCTATGGATGCAAGTGCCTCAGGCGTTGGTAGATTTGGATACTTTATAAGAGTGCCGATGGGTGTAATTGGGGCTATCACACCGTTTAACTTTCCCTTGAACTTGGTTGCCCATAAGGTTGCACCGGCTATTGCAAGTGGCAATACAGTTGTTTTAAAGCCAGCAAGCACAACACCTATAACAGCTTTAATTTTAGGGGAAATCCTTATGGAGGCAGGCCTGCCTGATGGTGCTTTAAATATCGTTATAGGACCAGGCCAAGAAGTAGGAGAGGCCATTATTACAAACGACAAGGTTAGAAAAATAACATTCACAGGTTCAGCAAAAGTAGGTGATAGAATAATGCGTATTGCAGGCATAAAAAGGGTCACGCTTGAACTTGGCAATAACTCAGCGACCATAATTGAGAAAGATGCCGATATAGATAAAGCTATTCCACGTTGCATAGACAGCGCCTTTGCAAACTCAGGTCAGGTATGTATATCGCTTCAGAGGATCTATGTGCACAAAGATATAGCAGATGAATTTACAGAGAAATTTGCCGAGGCTACAAAAAAACTAAAAATAGGAAACCCAGTCGAAAAAGATACAGATCTTGGGCCGATGATTGATGAGAATGAGGCTTTAAGAGCCAAACAATGGATAGATGAAGCAGTTAGCCAGGGTGCTGAACTTGTTGTAGGTGGCAAGGTTGAGGGCAGAATCCTTTATCCAACCGTTTTAAGAAACACTACAAAGGATATGCGTGTTATGTGTATGGAGGTATTTGCACCGATTGTTTCTATTGTTGAGTATGATAACTTTGAAGAGGCTATTCAGCATGTAAACGATTCAGATTACGGACTTCAAGCTGGTATATATACAAATGACATAAAGAAAATCCACTACGCAATCGACAATTTAGATGTTGGCGGTGTCATGATAAATGATACATCTATCTTCAGGGTTGATCATATGCCATACGGCGGCAATAAGATGAGTGGTATTGGTAGAGAGGGTGTAAGGTTTGCCATTGAAGAGATGACCAATATAAAAATGGTCATGATAAATCTAAACTAA